From Triticum aestivum cultivar Chinese Spring chromosome 4A, IWGSC CS RefSeq v2.1, whole genome shotgun sequence, a single genomic window includes:
- the LOC123081670 gene encoding uncharacterized protein, with translation MMCTDGLSDAEIGILHALHWPDGTRKKSSEGNAEHRNISLLVQALLDKYNEDHHLLGDFAYELDGVVIFREFVEGGKVTRFYHINLATKTKGEDGLHSGVNNLFFAEVRQIKGENVYVLSCLCMVKATDNGQCYGCLSYGNVDLRHPVDTDKYKGGHAASRLPCCCFDLRCDIIPGIDVPAYIEDEETRLAEEEARLRYTPSVPQCSASSISVLQL, from the exons ATGAT GTGCACAGATGGGCTTTCGGATGCTGAGATTGGTATATTACACGCCCTTCATTGGCCTGATGGCACAAGGAAGAAATCTTCTGAAGGCAATGCAGAACATAGGAATATCAGCTTATTGGTTCAAGCGTTACTAGACAAATACAATGAAGATCATCATCTTTTGGGG GATTTTGCATATGAACTTGATGGTGTTGTTATCTTCCGAGAATTTGTTGAGGGGGGGAAAGTGACTAGGTTCTATCATATCAATCTGGCTACAAAAACCAAAGGAGAAGATGGTTTGCACAGTGGCGTCAACAATCTATTTTTTGCTGAAGTCAGACAAATTAAAGGAGAAAATGTATATGTACTCAGTTGTTTATGTATGGTTAAAGCTACTGACAATG GCCAATGCTATGGTTGCCTGAGTTATGGAAATGTTGATTTGAGGCACCCTGTTGATACTGATAAATACAAAGGTGGGCACGCTGCCTCGCGCTTACCATGTTGCTGTTTTGATCTACGGTGTGATATTATCCCTGGCATAGATGTACCTGCatacatcgaggacgaggagactAGGCTGGCAGAGGAGGAGGCTAGGttaagatatactccctccgttccacaatgtagtgcttcctctatctccgtgcttcaactttga
- the LOC123081669 gene encoding maternal protein pumilio yields the protein MDPSKHKVGSPSKPSRPAPSHGAAYRGETPSSSSSLRPPPPQQQQGHVIPPVPLRETSLPVDHEADAFPSELESQGRRMRELYLRDSPRRVRVDASRSAVYGYASAHPTPPHPRVHDDETTRGGASVVSSIQRQQGPIPPLHPQFGSAQRLYGGSETSSSGTAPVGTARPSAVDLFYGRRETSSSGAAPAGTARPSAVELFYGRRGTSSSSAAPVGTARPSGVGLFYAPQTWPQPPQRHAGEETRSSHSGAPEPPIHQDSRLEKIRLESLRSPMTLEQLLMSCSAFVVQLLEQGDKEIRHRVLGWFVHRAHEIMGNRQGHAVFATLLRICRWRYEELRSIVEAAVTPSLVSRSNDGVTSLKMLIAEVARHWDLSERLVGSFVNERVMDEAGGDELIAHCFTTMPYEVTKALIRHALDTINDKLESEYGSRCLAVCFRNARADELKDFEKVICEGAIDMAKGQYSNYFMQGVLEHGDIGVQYAVVDQLMTEVASLSCHHYGHYVLQSCILKTGDYRGELLRRLIQELERLGDTQLAGLVKNRFGSRLLSRLLDTAETPRFRKERWGWELAQRIRRASAAHVGPDLEKTNAKRVMKSVDRMGLS from the exons ATGGATCCGAGCAAGCACAAGGTGGGCTCCCCAAGCAAGCCGTCCCGCCCCGCGCCCTCCCACGGCGCTGCCTACCGCGGGGAGAccccgtcctcgtcgtcgtcgctgcggccgccgccgccgcagcagcagcaggggcACGTGATTCCGCCCGTGCCGCTGCGGGAGACGAGCCTGCCTGTGGATCATGAGGCGGACGCGTTCCCCTCCGAGCTCGAGTCGCAGGGACGAAGGATGCGGGAGCTGTACTTGAGGGATTCGCCGCGCCGCGTGCGGGTGGACGCGTCCCGGAGCGCCGTGTACGGCTACGCGTCGGCCCATCCCACGCCCCCGCACCCCCGCGTCCACGACGACGAGACGACGCGCGGCGGCGCCTCGGTCGTCTCGTCGATACAGCGGCAGCAGGGACCGATCCCGCCGCTGCACCCGCAGTTTGGGTCGGCGCAGCGCCTCTACGGGGGAAGCGAGACCTCCTCGAGCGGCACCGCTCCAGTTGGCACCGCGCGACCCTCCGCAGTGGACCTGTTCTACGGGCGGCGCGAGACCTCCTCGAGCGGCGCCGCTCCAGCTGGCACCGCGCGACCGTCCGCAGTCGAGCTGTTCTACGGGCGGCGCGGGACCTCCTCGAGCAGTGCCGCTCCAGTTGGCACCGCGCGACCGTCCGGAGTCGGTTTGTTCTACGCGCCGCAGACCTGGCCGCAGCCGCCGCAACGCCATGCAGGGGAGGAGACCCGGAGCTCGCACTCGGGGGCGCCAGAACCACCGATTCACCAAGACTCGAGGCTGGAGAAGATCCGATTGGAGTCGCTCCGTTCCCCGATGACGCTTGAGCAGCTGCTGATGTCCTGCTCGGCGTTCGTGGTCCAACTGCTGGAGCAGGGTGACAAGGAGATACGCCACAGGGTGCTCGGCTGGTTCGTGCACCGCGCGCACGAGATCATGGGGAACAGGCAGGGGCATGCGGTGTTCGCCACGCTGCTGCGCATCTGCCGCTGGCGGTACGAGGAGCTCCGCAGCATCGTGGAGGCCGCCGTCACGCCCAGCCTCGTCTCGAGGTCCAACGACGG GGTGACATCTCTGAAGATGCTCATTGCGGAGGTGGCGCGGCATTGGGACCTGTCCGAGCGGCTCGTCGGCAGCTTCGTGAATGAGCGCGTGATGGACGAGGCCGGAGGGGACGAACTGATTGCCCACTGTTTCACCACGATGCCTTACGAGGTGACCAAG GCTCTGATCCGGCACGCCCTGGACACCATCAATGACAAGCTGGAGTCAGAGTACGGGTCGAGGTGCCTGGCAGTATGCTTCAGGAACGCGCGAGCCGACGAGCTCAAGGACTTCGAGAAGGTGATATGTGAAGGCGCCATAGACATGGCCAAGGGCCAATACAG CAACTACTTCATGCAGGGCGTCCTGGAGCACGGGGACATAGGTGTACAGTACGCCGTCGTGGATCAGCTCATGACGGAAGTCGCCAGTCTGTCCTGCCACCACTACGGGCACTACGTCCTGCAGTCTTGCATCCTGAAGACCGGCGATTACCGGGGCGAGCTGCTGCGGCGTCTGATCCAGGAGCTTGAACGGCTGGGCGATACACAGCTCGCCGGGCTGGTGAAGAACCGCTTCGGCAGTCGCCTCCTCAGCCGCCTGCTCGACACGGCCGAAACTCCT CGCTTCAGGAAGGAGCGCTGGGGGTGGGAGCTGGCCCAGAGGATCCGGCGCGCATCGGCGGCCCACGTGGGGCCTGACCTGGAGAAGACTAACGCGAAGCGGGTGATGAAGTCCGTAGACCGGATGGGGCTGTCGTAG